A window of Paenibacillus phoenicis genomic DNA:
GACGCGCGATTTGCGCCTGCAAACGTTGCTGTATGAGTTTATGACCCTGCTGGTGGAGCTTGTCCCTGCATCAGGGGATGCGGATTCGACAAGGACGCAAGCCAAGGATGCGTACATTCATCGTTGCCTTGATTTTCTGCACAGTCATTATAGTGAGGAAATGAGCGTCGGCCAGCTGGCTGCGATCGTCGGTCTGGATCGGAAATACTTATCGTCTTTATTTAAGCGGGCTACCGGAATGCCGCCTCAGCAATACTTGCTGAAGTATCGAATGGAGAAAGCCTGCGCCCTGCTGCGCAACGGTCATTATTCCATCGCGGAAGTGGCGCGTTCTGTGGGTTATCAGGATGCTTTATTGTTCTCCAAAATGTTCAAAAAAACGGTAGGCACCTCGCCTTCCGACTACCGCGAGCAATGGCAAAAATCAGACATTATGCCATAGAGATCATCCATGCTGATATAGGTAAGTCGCTCCCCGTGCATTATATTGGACATATATAGACTGAAGGAGGGACAAGCATTAATGTATCAAGCAGCTGATAATCGATACGAAACGATGACATACCACCGTTCGGGCCGGAGTGGGTTGAAACTTCCAGCCATTTCACTGGGCCTATGGCATAATTTTGGGGGCATCGATGTGCTCGAGAATGGGCGCGCCATGTTGCGCAGAGCCTTCGACCTCGGGATCACCCATTTCGATTTAGCGAACAACTATGGACCGCCGCCAGGCTCGGCCGAGGAAGCGTTCGGACGGGTGCTGCGTGAAGATCTGCGTCCGTATCGCGATGAGCTGATCATCTCGACGAAAGCGGGATATTATATGTGGCCGGGGCCGTATGGGGAATGGGGATCCAAAAAATATCTGGTCTCAAGTCTCGATCAAAGCCTGAAGCGAATGGGGCTGGAGTATGTGGATATTTTCTATCATCATCGTCCCGATCCGGACACGCCGCTGGAAGAAACGATGGCCGCGCTTGATCTCATCGTACGACAAGGGAAAGCACTGTATGTGGGGTTGTCCAACTATCGTCCGGAAGAGACGCGCGAAGCGTCCCGAATCTTAAAACAGCTGGGCACCCCGGCGGTGATTCATCAGCCGAACTATTCGATGATGAACCGCTGGATCGAAGAAGGGTTACTGGATGTCTTGGAGGAAGAAGGCATCGGCTCGATCGTGTTCTCCCCGCTGGAGAAAGGCATCCTGACCGACCGCTACCTGAACGGAATCGCCCCGGATTCCCGCGCTGCCGGTCCTAGCGTGTTCCTTCGTCCGGAGGACGTAAACGAAGAGCGAATTGCCAAAGTCAAGCAGCTGAACGAACTGGCCGCCGCAAGAGGGCAGAAGCTCTCGCAAATGGCCTTGGCCTGGGTGCTGCGAGACGGTAGAGTGACATCCGCACTGATCGGCGCCAGCAAAGTCAGCCAAATCGAGGATGCGGTTGGCGCATTGGCGAATCGGTCGTTTACTCAAGAGGAGTTGCGCAAGATCGACGAAATTTTAGGTTTTTAAATCATTTTCGCAGGCGTCGCCCGAAGGACTTTCGGGACGGCGCTTTTTTCTACTAAATTTCCCCGCCGTATTGAGCTTTACCCTGCTTAACCAGTATAATAGGTCGAGTGTACCCTTTGATAACCATCCGAATGTTTTTAACCATAATTCATATAGAAAAGGTGTTAAATCTCCATGAGTATTTTAAATGTAGAGCGGCTGAGTCACGGATTTGGGGACCGGTCTATTTTTAACGATGTATCCTTTCGCTTGTTAAAAGGCGAGCATGTTGGCTTAGTGGGGGCCAACGGTGAAGGTAAATCGACGTTCATGAACATCATTACGGGCAAGCTGCAGCCGGACGAAGGCAAAATCGAGTGGGCTAGACGCACACGCGTTGGCTATCTCGATCAGCATGCCGTGCTGGAGAAAGGAATGACGATCCGCGACGTACTGCGCGGGGCGTTTCAATATCTGTTCGATTTGGAACAGGAAATGAACGAGATGTACGCCAAAATGGGGGATGTGTCGCCGGAAGAGTTGGAGCAGCTGCTGGAGGACGTAGGTACGATTCAAGACACGCTCACGAATCAGGATTTCTATCTCATCGATGCCAAGATTGAGGAAACCGCTCGGGGCTTGGGCTTGACGGATATCGGGCTCGAAAGAGACGTTAACGACCTCAGCGGGGGTCAGCGGACGAAGGTATTGTTGGCCAAGCTCTTACTGGAGAAACCAGACATTCTGCTGCTAGACGAACCTACCAACTATTTGGACGAGCAGCATATCGAATGGCTGAAGCGGTATTTGCAAGAATATGAGAACGCGTTTATTCTCATTTCGCACGATATCCCGTTCCTGAATAGCGTCATCAACCTGATTTACCACATGGAAAATCAAGAGCTGAACCGTTACGTCGGTGATTATGATAACTTCTTGCAGGTGTATGAGGCAAAAAAACAGCAGTTAGAGTCGGCATACAAACGCCAGCAACAGGAGATCGCCGATCTCAAAGACTTCGTGGCACGCAACAAGGCGAGCGTGGCAACGCGGAACATGGCGATGTCTCGCCAGAAGAAGCTGGACAAGATGGAAATTATCGAGTTGGCGAAGGAAAAACCGAAACCGCAATTTAATTTCAAAGATGCTCGGACATCTGGCAAGTTGATTTTTGAAACGAAGGACCTGGTTATCGGTTACGACTCACCTTTATCGAAGCCGCTGAATCTAAGAATGGAACGCGGGCAAAAAATCGCCCTCGTCGGCGCAAACGGTATCGGGAAAACCACGCTGCTTCGCAGCATCCTGGGACAAATTCCGGCAATCTCCGGCTCAGTGCATCTCGGTGACCTTCTGGAAATCGGCTACTTTGAGCAGGAGATGAAGGATGCCAATTACAATACGTGCATCGAGGAAATCTGGAACGAGTTCCCGTCGTTTACGCAGTTTGAGGTTCGTGCTGCTCTGGCGAAATGCGGCCTGACGACGAAGCATATCGAAAGCAAAATCGCCGTCTTGAGCGGGGGCGAGAAAGCGAAGGTACGCCTGTGCAAGCTAATTAACCGAGAAACGAACTTGCTCGTGCTCGACGAACCAACAAACCATTTGGACGTCGATGCCAAGGATGAGTTGAAGCGTGCGCTTAAAGCCTACAAAGGCAGTATTCTGTTAATCTCCCACGAACCGGAATTTTACCGCGACGTTGTCACGGAGACGTGGAACTGTGAATCTTGGACGACCAAGATGATCTAATTTAGTCGTAATCTAGCAATTTAGGGTTGCCTCAGGTATAATTGGTTTAAATTTGAAATCGAGGTGATCCGATGGCCGTAAGCTTGAGTAATATTTTTGTAAACCTTCCCGTAAAAGATTTGCAGAGATCGATGAATTTCTTTCAATCTATTGGCTTTGAGTTTAACCCGCAATTTTCCGATGAGAAGGCGGCTTGTTTGGTGATTGGACCGAATATTTTCGCCATGCTGCTGACGGAGGAGTACTTCAAATCGTTTACGAAGAAAGAAATTCCGGATACCACGGGCCAATCGGAGGTCATCGTCGCCTTGTCGGCCGAGAGCCGTGACCAAGTGGACGAAATCGTGAACAAAGCGCTCGCCTCGGGCGGGAAGCCTTACAGCGATCCGGTTGACCATGGTTTTATGTATACCTGGAGCTTCCAGGATCCTGACAGCCATCTCTGGGAAATCGTATTTATGGATTCAAGCGCTGTGCCATCGGAATAAAGAAGTATCATCCAATGCCCTATGTGAATCACATAGGGCATTTTTGCAATCTTGCGGGTTCATCCACAGCCATTTAAGCGTACAGCATTCATTGCCGCCAACTAAGTTGTTGGTTATAATAGTTGGGTAGATTATTAAGAAAGTGGGAAGAGTATGGGCCGCAAATGGAATAATATTAAAGAGAAAAAGGCTTCGAAAGACGCGAACACTAGTCGAATCTACGCGAAGTTCGGCGTTGAGATTTATGTTGCCGCCAAGAAAGGCGAGCCGGATCCGGAATCGAACCGCGCTTTGAAGGTCGTTCTTGAACGGGCGAAAACGTACAATGTACCGAAAGCGATCATTGACCGGGCTCTCGATAAGGCGAAGGGCGCTACGGATGAAGTATATCAAGAGCTGCGTTATGAAGGCTTTGGCCCTAACGGCGCGATGGTCATTGTAGATACATTAACGAATAACGTAAACCGTACTGCACCAGAAGTACGCTCCGCATTTAACAAGAACGGCGGAAACATGGGCGTAAGCGGATCGGTTTCTTATATGTTTGACGAAACAGCCGTCATCGGGATGGAAGGCAAATCGATTGATGAAGTGTTTGAAATCTTGATGGAAGCCGATCTTGAGGTGCGGGATATCCTCGAAGAGGACGAGTCGGTGATCGTATATGCCGAACCCGATCAATTCCATGCCGTTCAAGAAGCGCTCAAGAACTCCGGGGTTACGGAGTTTACGGTAGCGGAACTGACGATGCTGCCTCAAAACTATGTCACTTTGCCGAGCAAGGAAGTGGAAGCGCAGTTCGAGAAGTTGATCGACGCGCTGGAGGATCTGGAGGACGTGCAGCAGGTTTATCACAATGTGGAATTTTCGGATTAAGCCCTCGGACGAGGCGATGAACAACGGGCTGATAAGAAGGACTCTTCTTTCAGCCCGTTTTTGGTTGTCTTTCGTCAAACACGAAACGATTTATTAACACTGAAATCGCCCAACGACATAATATACATTACTGTTTAGGAAGCAGGTAGGAAGGGGCTTTGTATGACAAGCTGGAATTTGGCTGGACTGCGAACGCAGCAGGCGTTGTCCCGTTATTCGACTTATGAAATCGGGGGAGAGGCCCGGTTTGTGGGAACGCCTCATTCAGTAGAGCAGTTGCAAGAGTTGCTGGAATTGGCGTATCGCCGCGGCATATCACCGATCTTTTTTGGCGGAGGATCCAATTTGCTGTTTCCCGATCAGCCGGATCCCGATGCATTGTTTCTGACAACTCGGGAAATGGTTGAGGTGAAGCTCGAGGGCGATCGGCTTTACGTCTCGGCTGGGGTGCCGATGTCGATGTTGGCCGTGATCGGATATGGCCTGGGGATTGCTGATTTTGATTTTACCTTTTTGCTGCCGGGAACGGTGGGCGGTGGGATTTATATGAATGCCAAATATTTTGACCGTCATATCAGCGATACGTTGGTCAATGTTCATTATATCGATTGTAGGCAGCCCGGCACCATTCAAACCATCAGCCGCGAGGCGTGCGAATTTGGGTATAAACAATCGGTGTTCCAACGCAATCGAACCCGCTGGTTCATCGTTGGCGCTGAGTTTAAGCTCAGTTCAACCACTCAGGCTACCGCTTTGACGTCGATCCCGGAGCTGGCTGCGCTTCAGGAAGGAAAACTGCCATCTCATCGATTACCGGAGTTTGCTTCGCACTTCATCACATGGCTGGAGGCGAAGGAAGGGACAGGGGAAAAAGACCCTAAGCTAACTCCGATGCGAAAAATCATTCAGGACCGCGTAGGGAAGATGCATTTCTCGTATCCTTCCTGCGGATCGGTGTTCAAAAATAAC
This region includes:
- a CDS encoding AraC family transcriptional regulator translates to MGAIFHYNPDRPFRESPDLYLCYWGKERCAPLHSFGPGVRDIYKIHFIHSGRGIVKVEGETFELTGGQAFLAYPERVIFYQADEVDPWTYSWIGFNGEQVAEILSRTRLTPASPVFPMDTHLMPQLYELLNEAEESNTTRDLRLQTLLYEFMTLLVELVPASGDADSTRTQAKDAYIHRCLDFLHSHYSEEMSVGQLAAIVGLDRKYLSSLFKRATGMPPQQYLLKYRMEKACALLRNGHYSIAEVARSVGYQDALLFSKMFKKTVGTSPSDYREQWQKSDIMP
- the mgrA gene encoding L-glyceraldehyde 3-phosphate reductase, with protein sequence MYQAADNRYETMTYHRSGRSGLKLPAISLGLWHNFGGIDVLENGRAMLRRAFDLGITHFDLANNYGPPPGSAEEAFGRVLREDLRPYRDELIISTKAGYYMWPGPYGEWGSKKYLVSSLDQSLKRMGLEYVDIFYHHRPDPDTPLEETMAALDLIVRQGKALYVGLSNYRPEETREASRILKQLGTPAVIHQPNYSMMNRWIEEGLLDVLEEEGIGSIVFSPLEKGILTDRYLNGIAPDSRAAGPSVFLRPEDVNEERIAKVKQLNELAAARGQKLSQMALAWVLRDGRVTSALIGASKVSQIEDAVGALANRSFTQEELRKIDEILGF
- a CDS encoding ABC-F family ATP-binding cassette domain-containing protein, which gives rise to MSILNVERLSHGFGDRSIFNDVSFRLLKGEHVGLVGANGEGKSTFMNIITGKLQPDEGKIEWARRTRVGYLDQHAVLEKGMTIRDVLRGAFQYLFDLEQEMNEMYAKMGDVSPEELEQLLEDVGTIQDTLTNQDFYLIDAKIEETARGLGLTDIGLERDVNDLSGGQRTKVLLAKLLLEKPDILLLDEPTNYLDEQHIEWLKRYLQEYENAFILISHDIPFLNSVINLIYHMENQELNRYVGDYDNFLQVYEAKKQQLESAYKRQQQEIADLKDFVARNKASVATRNMAMSRQKKLDKMEIIELAKEKPKPQFNFKDARTSGKLIFETKDLVIGYDSPLSKPLNLRMERGQKIALVGANGIGKTTLLRSILGQIPAISGSVHLGDLLEIGYFEQEMKDANYNTCIEEIWNEFPSFTQFEVRAALAKCGLTTKHIESKIAVLSGGEKAKVRLCKLINRETNLLVLDEPTNHLDVDAKDELKRALKAYKGSILLISHEPEFYRDVVTETWNCESWTTKMI
- a CDS encoding VOC family protein, which translates into the protein MAVSLSNIFVNLPVKDLQRSMNFFQSIGFEFNPQFSDEKAACLVIGPNIFAMLLTEEYFKSFTKKEIPDTTGQSEVIVALSAESRDQVDEIVNKALASGGKPYSDPVDHGFMYTWSFQDPDSHLWEIVFMDSSAVPSE
- a CDS encoding YebC/PmpR family DNA-binding transcriptional regulator gives rise to the protein MGRKWNNIKEKKASKDANTSRIYAKFGVEIYVAAKKGEPDPESNRALKVVLERAKTYNVPKAIIDRALDKAKGATDEVYQELRYEGFGPNGAMVIVDTLTNNVNRTAPEVRSAFNKNGGNMGVSGSVSYMFDETAVIGMEGKSIDEVFEILMEADLEVRDILEEDESVIVYAEPDQFHAVQEALKNSGVTEFTVAELTMLPQNYVTLPSKEVEAQFEKLIDALEDLEDVQQVYHNVEFSD
- a CDS encoding UDP-N-acetylmuramate dehydrogenase encodes the protein MTSWNLAGLRTQQALSRYSTYEIGGEARFVGTPHSVEQLQELLELAYRRGISPIFFGGGSNLLFPDQPDPDALFLTTREMVEVKLEGDRLYVSAGVPMSMLAVIGYGLGIADFDFTFLLPGTVGGGIYMNAKYFDRHISDTLVNVHYIDCRQPGTIQTISREACEFGYKQSVFQRNRTRWFIVGAEFKLSSTTQATALTSIPELAALQEGKLPSHRLPEFASHFITWLEAKEGTGEKDPKLTPMRKIIQDRVGKMHFSYPSCGSVFKNNYSVGEPIGALADRLNLKGVQRGNARISPVHGNVIQNVGGATAADVIELIRHVQDAFDRHYGFVPEPEVVIIEGQATLLQHE